The region tgaaacatccacctggtCTGATATTGCTTGAATTTCTGTGATGATTTAACTCCTATAAAGTCAATTTATAACAGACTTTTAACTATGACTAAAAAAGGGAGATCTATGTTTGAGGAAAGGTGAAAATAGTTCGTCATCTTTCATATTTGTCTTTTTAGACATGAAAATGATACTGTCAAAGTAAAAATATGTACTGCAAAGGGtattattttgaaatgtctTCAAATTTGAATGTTGGCCATCCAAGAAAGGACACAGTGCCACTTATGTAACCATATAAGCACCTGGCGTGGGCAGTGTGCTGAAAGTTATTATGATCACATAGACTCAGGCTATTTGCTTTGGAGACGAGTGATGTCTGGCACCTTTTAATGCCAAAAGTCAGATCCGCATCTTTTACTCAGTAATCCTGCAGGCATCTTATCACCACTAATCCTAATATTCATAATAGTATACACAGAACAAAAGGGAATGTTGGAAATTGCTCCAAGAGACTCATAGTGTCTCGATAACAAGATTCAGGGGCGGTATGCATCTTTCAGAACGACCTTACTGCAATCCCCATTGTGTCAAAGTATTTTCTGAATGTGAAGATGAGCGATAATAAGACACTTGCAGGATTCCTGGAAAAAAGATGTAGCTATATAGGTGCCTCTAACTTCTGTGTTGACTCTGTAcctcattgattgattgaaacagGAACAGGAAAAGAAGGTTGTCAAGAAGAAGAGAAGACCTAAGAAGAAGCCTGCCAAGAAATTGATGGGTACACCGGCCCTAGGAGTCAGCAGAGATCCTCTACCTCATGACCTTCGTACCTTACCACCTTCTCTTCATCAGCAACTACCAGTGAGTATCCTCTTTCTCCTGCCCCTTGTGTAGCTTAACTCTCACTCCTCATGGGATGGTGTACTGGTATTTATGGTATGAGTTAAACAATATTTCTCAAAGGAAAAGGAATGGCTACTCAGTCTCACAATGGATCTACAAAGAGGTAGACATTCAGGCATATCAATGAGaattcatggggggggggtgtcaataCAAGAAAGTGCCACGATTTATTGTCCAATctttcaaagtttgtgtgaTGAAAAATTAGTCGAGGAgcatatatgtgaaaaaatcatTGCTCTCTAGCAGGACAACGTTACATTATCAGTGCCAGACTGACTATGTCGTGAAGAAGGTATTGAGGGATGTTGGTATAGAATTGAGGGACCAGAAGTTACTTTGAAACACAAACTTCATGATACAGGGTGTaagttttggtttaaaaagTCATGTAAATCGGGTAAATATCTAGAACTTAGGGTTATTGAAAACTTCACAACCCGAAGTTAATGACGATCCTGAGCTCGGTTTAATCATTCCATCTGAAGTTTTTTCACTCCTCTGACagacttaaccctaaaaagactgggggggggctgattcagccccccctcgacatttttcgcgataaatccgctgcgcaaaattttttgactgcgtcgctcgctgactttttactttcaagtctcgcgcaacttttgagaccaaaattgtgacccccgggtacgcggttccaaaattacgcaacatttcgtaagtgcatgcagacccaaaattactcaaaaacgtgaatttgtgtacaaatccaatgcaaatagtgttcttagccaaaattcataaatgtttcattatttttccttttactgcttaaaatcaattaattttatcttgtttatggtcaaaataaagtccccgacaatttccattgaaaaaacaataaaaaacaaaaagtcgaaaaacaaagaaatacataagaaatttagaaaacaatagaatacataagaaaataaatttgattttgacattttttaaaaatcaatttgatcagatgcctatctagagtatgtgaaacaaaaattagcatttcaggggcattattttattaattagagcaaacttatgattttacgcataaattagcataattaatgagacatgagattttttgccgaatttgatgttatagttttgtagataatgccatgggtaatgcgtgtgccaattttcgtcgcgatcgcgcgatcaacggccgagatcataagggggggctgaatcagccccccccccccagtctttttaggcgtcgaaatagcccagtctatttagggttaatagtCAAAACATCAGTATGTTCTTATCAAGATGCACATAATCAGAAGGCAGTGACTATCGTTGTATCATTAGTTCAATATCCAAAGTACAAACTCTCCAACTATTGAGCAATCACTTTAACATGGAGAATgaaacagatttttaaaaatatttttttgtaaatcttcTCAGCACTTGGCAGAGCTGATTCGAAAGGCCTCAGAAGGACTCCCTATTTCTCAACAACCAGGAATGCAAATGCCAGGTACAtactaaacaattttttttttgactatattatcattataaatttGTGATTAATTGCATAAGTAGGGTAGATCAATCAAGATTGAGCTGGGCTTTGGACAGTGGCATacatgtaggggggggggggttagacaAAGAAAAGTTCCTTGGTGCATTTTGTGTTTGCTCAGGTAATAGACTTTTCTTTCAAAGGGCACGATTTGTGCAGAGATCTCCACTGTCAAACGTTGGATAAAGGCACAGGGTCGCCCTTTCCCTTGGTGATTTTTTATACAATAAAGTAatctttcatcaaaatttgggATACATGGTCTTTATCCTTGATATACCCAGCAACAGTATGGTCTTGTTATCAGGTCCCTTTTGCAGGAAGTTACTATTAGTGTAATTTTCCCATCCAATAGTTTCTACTATGAAATCCCAGATTTtgttcatctacatgtatatttttataatcatgtgccagccataattttatcattaccactatttgtttcagttatgttttgttgatacctttgctttgtttcatgttatttattttttctttgtgtatatatacttttgttctctttttgttctttttaatgaatttggaaataaatactGAATTGATTGAGATTGTGACAGGCTTTCAAGCATTGTTCCCATGGGAGTTACTTTTGAATGGAAAAACTACCATAAGAACAACTTTTATGCAATAGGGCCCTGGATGAAGCATGACTGTAAAATTACATGTCACTCCTTATAACGTGCATCTaagctttatttcattttcgagaTATGAAAAGTTATTCTAGATTCAAAGTTGAATCCATTGTTTCTTATGTGAATTGAACAGGTATGTCAACTACAGTCCAAGAGCAGCAGCAGCCACATCCACCCCCGCTCCCTTCCCCTCTATCCCTCCTCTCACCTCACCACCAGCACGCCCACCCTGCCCTGCTCTCCCCTACCGGAGGAATGGGCCTACCCCTCTCCACCATGCCCCACGTCTTTGATCCCCGTGCCTTTGACAGGGGCATGCAGCAgcagcaccaccaccaccagccCCCACAGCAGTCGCCGTACTCCCTGCCTGGGCTGCTGGGGATGGGACTGGGTGGAGGGCCCATGGGGTTGGGAGGGGAGCTCCCTCATATGGATCTCAATGCCTTGACTGCTGCGGCTGCACAGGACAAGGTGAACCAAGAGAGAAGCAAGAAGAAATCAAAGAAGTAAGTTTGTGATCAATGCATAAGATCGACAAGAATAGAATGCAAATAACTGACAAAGTTGATATATAGAATGATCAGCAAATAGTTAAATAGATAGACAGTCATGATATAGAGATGGACGGACGGCTGATCTCCATAACTTCCATCTTACAATGCATAcaaacatgtatgtattttcaGGGTCCATTTAATGAGGTTTATGAAATGTCTGAAGaatcatgttttctttttattaaaccTCTTTGCTATACACATGATTTTACTGGTACAAAgcattatttggaaaatatcttcaataataatactaattcATATTTCTAAGACATATTGTCTACAAGATTTATTTGAAGTGTCATTTGATATTTAACAACGTATTCTTTTATTTCAGGGATACCTCAGACAAACACCCCTCTGCTGCGCAGGGACCTTCTTCATCCCACCATCGTGTTCCTCTCCCTCAACCGTCTACCTCGTCAACACAGGAAGACAATGAAGACCTAGTCATTGATGTCCGAGATCCTAAAATATAGCATTGTAGCTCCATTCATACAGAATAGACTGTGACATTCTTGATGACTTCAACAGTTTAATGCTATCTCTCATGATTCAGCGATCTCTGGCTTGGCTGTTAAAACAAGTTTACTATACAGTGCATCCCGGAAAACCGGGATTCACATGTCTTTCTCCTTCAAAAgcaaataaattttaatattttatttacatcatCACAATATTCAGTTATTCCTCTATATTTTGATACC is a window of Lytechinus variegatus isolate NC3 chromosome 2, Lvar_3.0, whole genome shotgun sequence DNA encoding:
- the LOC121408356 gene encoding INO80 complex subunit E-like, with translation MPGEQPMQAEEVNFKEKYRSLKRKMRFLIYEQECFQEELRRAQRKLLKISRDKNFLLDRLLQYERVIDPGTDSDSTLSSEDSCKDTKKEQEKKVVKKKRRPKKKPAKKLMGTPALGVSRDPLPHDLRTLPPSLHQQLPHLAELIRKASEGLPISQQPGMQMPGMSTTVQEQQQPHPPPLPSPLSLLSPHHQHAHPALLSPTGGMGLPLSTMPHVFDPRAFDRGMQQQHHHHQPPQQSPYSLPGLLGMGLGGGPMGLGGELPHMDLNALTAAAAQDKVNQERSKKKSKKDTSDKHPSAAQGPSSSHHRVPLPQPSTSSTQEDNEDLVIDVRDPKI